The following coding sequences lie in one Fusarium poae strain DAOMC 252244 chromosome 1, whole genome shotgun sequence genomic window:
- the NAR1 gene encoding Cytosolic Fe-S cluster assembly factor nar1 (BUSCO:22413at5125), whose translation MSAILSADDLNDFISPGVACIKPIETLPSAPPPQSQSLETEVILDGQQPTANPNAPAQISLTDCLACSGCVTSAEAVLVSLQSHAEVLTTLDSAPALRLVTDDSGKFRVEGLEDENAKLFVASVSPQTRANLAAACGAGVSEAQVGHMLDNLFRGPEGVASGGKHNNEFTWVVDTNTAREATLVLGADEVLSSSQSTPATPAKPILASSCPGWVCYAEKTHPHVLPHISKVKSPQALMGTLLKTTLSRALGISPSRIWHLAIMPCFDKKLEASREELTEEVWAEGEIRGRGVRDVDCVITSKEILMLAESRGLNFFSIPKTPLSKSNPFPDPKLHDFLFPRRLPGNPPREAGTSGGLLWHILQSRAAQTPGAEIVHTRGRNVDVAEYSIVVNGEPVFRAARYYGFRNIQNLVRRLKPAKPSRMPGGKPFGSARRPAGKAASLEYSYVEVMACPGGCTNGGGQIKVDDPVVMERKDYSGNPGPQEQKSWLAEVDEAYFSGEEAGTTEAIVNGSAEAVGGISHSYIHDTLAHWAEITNIGLDRLAFTTYREVISDVGKEATTDETVVQLAGKIGGGW comes from the coding sequence ATGAGTGCCATTCTATCTGCCGACGACCTCAACGACTTCATCTCTCCCGGTGTCGCCTGTATCAAACCCATCGAAACTCTCCCCTCCGCCCCGCCCCCGCAATCGCAGTCTCTCGAGACCGAAGTTATACTTGACGGCCAACAGCCTACCGCAAACCCAAATGCGCCCGCACAGATTTCCCTCACAGATTGCCTAGCCTGCTCTGGCTGCGTCACATCCGCCGAGGCTGTCCTAGTGAGCCTCCAGAGCCATGCTGAAGTTCTCACAACACTCGACTCGGCTCCGGCTCTGAGGCTGGTGACTGATGACAGTGGCAAGTTCAGAGTCGAGGGGTTGGAGGATGAGAACGCAAAGCTTTTCGTTGCGAGTGTGAGCCCTCAGACAAGAGCCAACCTGGCGGCAGCATGCGGCGCAGGTGTTTCGGAGGCTCAAGTCGGACACATGCTTGACAATCTGTTTCGCGGGCCTGAAGGTGTCGCAAGTGGAGGTAAACACAATAACGAATTCACATGGGTTGTTGATACCAACACTGCGAGAGAAGCAACCCTCGTCCTAGGCGCAGACGAAGTCCTCAGCTCTTCACAATCCACACCCGCGACACCAGCCAAACCGATACTCGCATCATCCTGCCCCGGCTGGGTTTGTTACGCCGAGAAGACCCATCCCCATGTTCTACCACATATTTCAAAGGTCAAATCGCCACAGGCTCTGATGGGCACATTGCTCAAGACGACACTGAGCCGAGCATTGGGTATTTCGCCTAGTCGCATTTGGCACCTGGCTATCATGCCATGCTTCGACAAGAAGCTCGAAGCCAGTCGAGAAGAGCTGACCGAGGAGGTCTGGGCCGAAGGGGAAATTCGAGGCCGAGGTGTCCGTGATGTCGACTGTGTCATCACAAGCAAAGAGATTCTCATGCTCGCCGAGTCAAGGGGcctcaacttcttcagcATTCCCAAAACACCACTGTCCAAGAGCAACCCATTCCCCGATCCCAAACTTCATGATTTTCTTTTCCCCCGGCGACTGCCTGGAAATCCACCTCGCGAGGCCGGTACATCAGGTGGTTTGTTGTGGCATATTCTCCAAAGCCGAGCGGCACAGACGCCTGGAGCAGAGATTGTGCATACCCGTGGTCGCAATGTCGATGTAGCAGAGTACTCTATCGTTGTCAACGGCGAGCCAGTCTTCCGTGCCGCTCGGTACTATGGTTTTAGAAACATCCAAAACCTTGTTCGAAGGTTAAAGCCTGCCAAGCCGTCTCGAATGCCTGGCGGCAAGCCGTTCGGGAGTGCCCGAAGGCCGGCAGGCAAGGCAGCCTCTCTTGAATATAGTTATGTCGAAGTTATGGCATGTCCCGGAGGTTGTACCAACGGCGGTGGTCAAATCAAAGTCGACGATCCTGTTGTCATGGAGCGAAAGGATTATTCTGGCAATCCAGGTCCGCAGGAGCAAAAGAGCTGGCTTGCGGAAGTCGACGAGGCATACTTCTCCGGAGAGGAAGCAGGCACCACCGAAGCTATTGTTAATGGGTCTGCAGAAGCTGTTGGTGGTATTTCTCATTCGTACATACATGATACCCTGGCGCATTGGGCGGAGATCACAAATATTGGACTAGATAGACTTGCATTTACAACATATCGCGAGGTTATTAGCGACGTTGGAAAGGAGGCAACCACAGACGAGACAGTGGTGCAGCTGGCTGGAAAGATTGGAGGCGGATGGTAG
- a CDS encoding hypothetical protein (TransMembrane:4 (i12-33o53-71i83-104o116-139i)): MSAIASYSFGNFAWLGTQALPLILWPSFVGSLLRSENDPSSPLETYFGRSLGLALLALGLMVVVLSGALPLDSTSKEAPDGAPSPYASAAVLVSTLHHVSSAFYCYGRYAWTSETGFLLGCAGSTIFAIFGIYCVLFAGDKAMTSRYHKFDQSTSGFPFKNSQSYRAKKKAL, encoded by the exons ATGAGT GCTATCGCATCGTACAGCTTTGGAAACTTTGCCTGGCTCGGAACTCAGGCACTGCCTCTTATCCTCTGGCCTTCCTTTGTTGGATCGCTTCTCCGATCTGAGAATGATCCTTCTTCCC CTCTCGAGACCTACTTTGGTCGATCGCTCGGTCTAGCCCTTCTTGCGCTTGGCCTCATGGTGGTCGTCCTTTCAGGTGCTCTCCCTCTCGATAGCACTTCAAAGG AAGCTCCTGATGGCGCACCATCTCCCTATGCCTCCGCCGCTGTCCTCGTATCCACCCTTCACCACGTCTCGAGCGCATTCTACTGCTATGGTCGCTACGCTTGGACCAGCGAGACAGGTTTCCTACTTGGTTGCGCAGGAAGCACAATCTTTGCGATTTTTGGAATATACTGCGTTTTGTTTGCCGGCGATAAAGCTATGACGAGCCGGTATCACAAGTTTGACCAGAGCACGAGCGGATTTCCGTTCAAGAACTCGCAGTCATATCGGGCCAAAAAGAAGGCTCTGTAG
- a CDS encoding hypothetical protein (BUSCO:39888at5125) produces the protein MARDTSPESPLSSTYESEIDEDGVHDYDESTLRPSKRQRLEAGSTTSSAVIPDAEPEAVPEPDPLEGMSDVSSDTSGDIPSSPINARLDEEDFQEQVTKCDWDGCPAGDQGNMDKLVEHIHNSHIENRQKKYTCEWMSCTRKGLPHASGYALKAHMRSHTREKPFYCYLPECDRSFTRSDALAKHMRTVHETEALRPSDPVPKSMQSGPQGKGGKIKIIMKTNQHSQSGHDDMDDINGDEANAEYFTPLTDELFTPDELELPVDKLYRKCHWEAKWAEEIGESLMSECKEWENIYFQEWREKEVLLHQAIKSEVDWHGRRQAILTGAVDVQVPGAIESVETVETIEGEKTNGAQYQDQDTATNGITASVTEE, from the exons ACGCCAGCGACTCGAAGCtggatcaacaacatcatcagcTGTAATCCCCGATGCTGAACCAGAAGCTGTACCAGAACCTGACCCTCTCGAGGGCATGTCCGACGTCTCATCTGACACTTCAGGCGATATTCCAAGTTCCCCTATCAATGCGCGTCTTGATGAAGAGGACTTCCAAGAGCAAGTGACGAAATGCGACTGGGACGGTTGCCCAGCAGGCGACCAGGGCAACATGGACAAGTTGGTTGAACACATTCACAACTCCCATATCGAAAACAGACAAAAGAAATACACATGCGAATGGATGAGCTGCACTAGAAAGGGTCTGCCTCATGCCAGTGGCTATGCCCTGAAGGCGCACATGCGCAGCCATACCAGGGAGAAGCCATTCTACTGTTATTTGCCTG AGTGCGATCGATCATTCACAAGATCAGATGCGCTGGCCAAGCATATGCGAACCGTCCACGAGACAGAGGCTCTCCGACCATCCGACCCAGTCCCCAAGTCGATGCAATCCGGACCCCAGGGCAAGGGAggcaagatcaagatcatTATGAAGACCAACCAGCACTCACAAAGCGGTCACGACGACATGGATGACATCAACGGAGACGAAGCCAACGCCGAGTACTTTACACCCCTGACGGACGAGTTGTTTACCCCCGATGAGCTCGAACTCCCCGTTGACAAGCTCTACCGAAAGTGCCATTGGGAGGCCAAGTGGGCTGAGGAGATTGGCGAGTCACTTATGAGTGAATGCAAGGAGTGGGAGAACATCTACTTCCAGGAGTGGCGCGAGAAGGAAGTGCTGCTACACCAAGCTATCAAAAGTGAAGTTGACTGGCATGGTCGACGACAGGCTATCCTGACGGGGGCGGTCGATGTTCAAGTGCCTGGAGCCATTGAGAGTGTCGAGACCGTCGAGACTATCGAGGGAGAGAAGACTAACGGTGCTCaataccaagaccaagatacAGCAACGAATGGGATAACAGCATCCGTGACCGAGGAATAG